TTGGTGGCATTGGAATTCCATGGGGCTTTCTCTTCCTCTGGGTTCTGTACCCACAGCTCCGGCCCATCAATGGTGAGCTCTCTGTCCTTGAGTGGCAGTTCATTTTCTTGAGCCAGGTTTTAATGGGACACAGACTTGCAGCACAATTTGTCACACCGTTTGCTGCATGACAGACACCTCTGAATCACCAAGGGAGAGGGTCAGTTCTGTTCCAATTCAACAGCAGAGCAGTCCCACTTTATCCCGTGGTATGTCCTGTGAACTTGGGACTTCAGAGCTGTGGTGTGTCACTGACTTGGGAGGGTGCAGGAAAATATCGCAAGTCAAAAGataaactgcagacactgaaaatcggaaataaaatcagaaaatgctggaaacactcagcaggccagttaATAtccactgcattcaattctggttgccccattatagaaaggatgtggagactttggagagggtgcagaagatgtttatcaggttactgtctggattagagagcaggtgTTATGAacgagaggctgaacaaacttgggttgttttctctggagtggcagaggctgcagggagatctgatagaagtttataaaattacgagaggcatagatagaggagacagcttttttttccccagggtcaaaatgtctaatactagagggcatgcgtttgaggtgagagggggtaagttcaaaggagatgagcggggcaagtttttttacacagagagtggggggtgcctggaacgtgctgccgggggtggtggtgtgggagggagaaatagttaacatttcagatccaagacccttcgttagaaccaggagagaaaccaagttagtcTCCActagcagagaaggtggcagagggatggataggacacagggaatatctctggtagggtgagactAAAATGGGTTAACATGGTAGTTGGGTGCAAATTCTGCTTCTTTGTGGTGTGTGTTGGTAACAGCAGAGGTGTGTGACGTACTAATGGAAAGAGCGAAAAACAAGCAAGAATCAcaggcagaaataaaaacagaaatgtcaggttgcctctgtggaaagagaagcagagtcaatgtttcaggtgaaggaGACAAATGAAGCTCATTCAGCTGGAGGGAGGGtacggggagggtggggggttctCAGGGTAAAACCAGGTGACCAAAGcaaccttcccagttctgacaaagtgtcttcgACCTAAAACGCtagctgtttctctccccacaactgCAGTCTGaactgcttagtatttccagcatttaaaacatagaacagtacagcataggaacaggcccttcggcccacgatgtctgtgccgaccatgatgccaatccaaactaatcccatccgcctgcatGTGATGTCCACATCACCGTATGGGCCTTCCTGTGATTGGTCCTCCACATCACTGCATGGGGTCTTCTTGTGATTGGTCCTCCACATCACCGTATGGGTCTTCCTGTGATTGGTCCACCACATCACTGCATAGGGCCTTCCTGCATGCATTCCTCAGACAAGTTACCAAGCAGTGCATGATAACGTTGCTGGGCATTgggtacctcctccctgctgaaAATCTTTGTTCTCTTCCCAGCAACACCAGTCTACCACCTAGATAATCTTTTAAGCATCATCGAGGAGTTGGAAGATCAGGATCCCACATTGACCATTCTCAAAGTTGCTGAAATTCTCCGCGACCTTCAAACATCTGACCAGGATTTGCGTCGCCTTCTCCTTGGGGAGACCTCAGTCCCCGTGGTCTTGCCACGTCTGCTGTCTCACACCAACCTATCCTTCCTCGAGGAGGTGCTGAACCACCAAGCCGGCCCTTTGACCGAGACGGGGGTTGTCCTCACTCCAGATGGGACAACAGTCGCCGTGGGGAACCTCGTTGCagggattgaagctgggttgaAGAGAGAGGTGAGTCAGCCCCTGTCAGGTGTGTCTAGGGACCTCTCTGCTCCTGTGGACAACCTCTGTGCCCTGACGTTGGCCAAGGACCTGGGGCTGGCCTTCCTGTCCCATCACATGAACAAAAGCCAAGAGTTGCTGGGACCCGATGGGTGCTGGGACAGTGTGGACTCCCCTCATGTCTTCACCGGGTCTGGCCCCTGGACCCCTGCCACCAGTGCTCTGATCAACGGTGGCATGGATGGCTTCATCCTGGGAGACCTCCTCTCCCAGTTCCAAGCCCCACTGCCCAAACTCAGCTCCGTGCTGAGAGATTACTACGGTCAGGTTCCCAGCCTGCTGCTCCCAAAGGCAAGTTCACGGCGAAAGAACTTTGAGGCCACCTTTGACCTTGGTAATTTCACCAGTCAAGTCTTAAGTGCAGTGTCCCTCTTGGACCACCTACGGAACAATTTGGTTCTCCACCAGCTCAACCTCAACACCTTCAGAAAGATATCTGAGCAAGGAGTCAAGCAGTTTTATCATAGCTATCTCGGTAAGGGCTTTATTGAAATGACCAGCATTGACTAGTTTGGCCCGATGCACATTAGAATGATAACCGAACACATTTTTtattccccctgggtagtctgcatcccgacggcatgaacattcaattgtccagtttcaggtaacctgctccccctctgtcccttttctctctcctcctgatctccccagttcctcctacacccaccccagcccccccccccatcaccctggttctttcccctcctcctcccactccatctgcccgtcacccacacactccccccactggttcccctctgccctccccacctcccttatttggttccacgctccaccttcctctcctatcagatcccatcatctgcggcccttcgtagcctccacctatcacctcccattcccactcacccctcctccatctgcctatcacccctcctcacctggatccacctatcacctgccagctcttgctccgccccttccctccacctctttatagcggctacctcccctctatctttcagtccagacgaagggtctcgaaccgaaacgtcgactgtccatttccctccata
The DNA window shown above is from Pristis pectinata isolate sPriPec2 chromosome 31, sPriPec2.1.pri, whole genome shotgun sequence and carries:
- the LOC127584963 gene encoding N-acetylmuramoyl-L-alanine amidase-like isoform X1, giving the protein MVGGIGIPWGFLFLWVLYPQLRPINATPVYHLDNLLSIIEELEDQDPTLTILKVAEILRDLQTSDQDLRRLLLGETSVPVVLPRLLSHTNLSFLEEVLNHQAGPLTETGVVLTPDGTTVAVGNLVAGIEAGLKREVSQPLSGVSRDLSAPVDNLCALTLAKDLGLAFLSHHMNKSQELLGPDGCWDSVDSPHVFTGSGPWTPATSALINGGMDGFILGDLLSQFQAPLPKLSSVLRDYYGQVPSLLLPKASSRRKNFEATFDLGNFTSQVLSAVSLLDHLRNNLVLHQLNLNTFRKISEQGVKQFYHSYLECPAIIPRCMWAARPFRGEPVELALPLRYVYIHHTFEPSRPCTSFQECAADMRSMQRFHQDERQWNDIGYNFVAGSDGYLYEGRGWHWVGAHTKGQNFKGYGVSFIGNYTSELPDEAALQLVKENFMKCAVSGKKIVSDYAIQGHRQHRETTCPGEALFNEIRSWEAFEEVGVTRATVETQA
- the LOC127584963 gene encoding N-acetylmuramoyl-L-alanine amidase-like isoform X2, translated to MVGGIGIPWGFLFLWVLYPQLRPINATPVYHLDNLLSIIEELEDQDPTLTILKVAEILRDLQTSDQDLRRLLLGETSVPVVLPRLLSHTNLSFLEEVLNHQAGPLTETGVVLTPDGTTVAVGNLVAGIEAGLKREVSQPLSGVSRDLSAPVDNLCALTLAKDLGLAFLSHHMNKSQELLGPDGCWDSVDSPHVFTGSGPWTPATSALINGGMDGFILGDLLSQFQAPLPKLSSVLRDYYGQVPSLLLPKASSRRKNFEATFDLGNFTSQVLSAVSLLDHLRNNLVLHQLNLNTFRKISEQGVKQFYHSYLECPAIIPRCMWAARPFRGEPVELALPLRYVYIHHTFEPSRPCTSFQECAADMRSMQRFHQDERQWNDIGYKRLESPEPLSKHKHRAKITHRDHGLHSHQ